From a region of the Castanea sativa cultivar Marrone di Chiusa Pesio chromosome 10, ASM4071231v1 genome:
- the LOC142613219 gene encoding large ribosomal subunit protein eL37z, which yields MGKGTGSFGKRRNKTHTLCVRCGRRSFHLQKSRCSACAYPAARVRKYNWSVKAIRRKTTGTGRMRYLRNVPRRFKTNFREGTQATPRNKGTAAASS from the exons ATG GGAAAAGGAACAGGGAGTTTTGGTAAGAGGAGGAACAAGACCCACACGCTGTGTGTGCGATGTGGACGCAGAAGCTTCCATCTCCAGAAGAGTCGCTGCTCCGCTTGTGCCTATCCAGCTGCCCGTGTCAGAAAAT ATAACTGGAGTGTGAAGGCTATCCGCCGAAAGACAACCGGAACTGGCCGTATGAGGTATCTCCGTAACGTGCCACGCAGGTTCAAGACTAATTTTAGAGAAG gCACTCAAGCAACCCCCAGGAACAAGGGAACAGCTGCTGCATCCTCTTAA